One region of Carassius gibelio isolate Cgi1373 ecotype wild population from Czech Republic chromosome A1, carGib1.2-hapl.c, whole genome shotgun sequence genomic DNA includes:
- the LOC127965166 gene encoding cysteine-rich protein 2, whose amino-acid sequence MVSFCPVCGKPVYFGEKKRSLGRDYHPLCLKCHKCKRQLTAGQHAEHDEKPYCTNCYMRDFGPRGSQKPVARTFNTAAS is encoded by the exons ATGGTGAGCTTCTGTCCTGTATGTGGGAAGCCTGTTTATTTTG GTGAGAAGAAGAGGTCATTGGGACGAGATTATCACCCGTTGTGCTTGAAGTGTCACAAGTGTAAAAGACAGCTAACAGCTGGCCAGCATGCAGAG CACGATGAGAAGCCATACTGCACTAACTGCTACATGAGAGATTTTGGACCCAGAG gCAGCCAAAAACCTGTTGCTCGGACCTTTAACACGGCTGCTTCATAA